GAGGAAACGAAAGCAGACGCATGATGGGTAAGTCATTTGAGTATCCCATCAGTTTGGCTGAAGAAGTTTAGTTAAATTTAGCTCATACTGATTGATTATGCACAGTTACATCTTGTGCTCAAACTCGCTCTATGTTTTCGGAACTTTGCTTCTCTTTTCGAGGTTCCTTACGATGCAGTTATGGTGTGTTTGTGTAACAAGAGGCGAAGAGCTCGACTAGCAGATATATAGATGCCCCTTAAGTCGTTCAAAGTTTTATTTTTTGTTGAATGGATGTGACCAGGCTCACTGATGAAAGGTATTACAATTGTCATCCTGCATCATGTGGAAGCCACCTTAATTGTTGGCTGTTCTGGGTGTCCGTTGCTCACTTCAACTTTTGCATCTATTCCTGGGAGCTTGTAGCTTGCCAGATAAACAGGTGATTATACCCACCATGCTCTGGCTTTGGGACGAATTTGTCCAAAGTATAACAGTTTTGTCTGACAATTCTATGGTTGTAAAGGTACCAAGAATATACAGAGCTAATTGTTGCAATGATGTGTTTTCCACCGGCCTTTATCTAGTGAAAGACATTCATTCCTGGAACTCATAGGTGCAACATTTTGTGGCTTTGAGGAGAACTTGCCTCGGGAATTAGGATgtcccaaagcacaacagttgtgtCTGACAATGTGTATGTACAGATACCAAGTGCAGTTTACTGAATATGAATTTAATTGGTGTGCCTTCAGTTCGAGACTGCAACTCATGGCATGATGAATTTTCTATCAGGTAGGGCAAATCAAGCCCATCAATTAGGCAGAAAGACGGTTTAAATAAAAGgcaatttttttttgcggggtaaaaggCAATTAAGTAAGCGCTTAGGCAGAAGGACTGGCTGCTGGATTAATGAATCACGACTTCTGTTTCTATATCATCATCAAACCAAACCATGATAGCAAACACAAGGACTGCACTTCCAATCTTGTGCTCCCCCACACGTCAAACGCACAAGTTAAAAAGGGATCGCACTTCCTTATCATCAAGACCAAACCACGATACCGAAACAAAGGATCGCTCCTCCCATTCTTGCTAAACAACAGTGTCAAAGGTTCAGTTGCTAGTCCACTCCCTCACATCACAGGCCACAACTAATTCATATGGCTTCCTTTCTTACCCACCATTTTGGGCAAATCAGAAGAAGTGTCTAAAAAATGAAATCCATGCAGTTACTGACGGCGACGACGGATATGTGCGCACGTCACAGCGAAGAAGCTGTCGTTGGAGTCATCATGCCCAGCGCCTTGAGGATGAATGCGTAGGTGAAGGCGTCTTCTCGCAACTTCTCAAACCTGCAAGTTAAAACAACAACAGTTAGGCCGAAAAGCACAATTTTATTTGTTCCTTTTTGGCACTAATAACAGATGCCACGTCAAAAAAGAAGAAATCAAACGCAAAGGAGTAATGTCTCGTTTGCTATTTATTTACCTCCCCGACTTGGAGAAGTGCCCGGCGCCGAGCTCGCACTTGAACAGCAGGAGGTTGTCGTCTGTCTTGAGCTCCCTCAGCTTCGCCACGAACTTGGCAGGCTCCGAGTACATCACACGAGGATCTGTTTGCCACGGAGTAGTTAGCTGTGAGTATAATCTGGTGTTAACGGCTAACGGTAGCCAAAAGAAACTCAAAATCCAAGGGCAATACCATTTAAGCCAGCAGTAACGAGAATGTGGGGATAGTCTTGTGCTTTTACCTGCAGCAGAGGGACAGACATCTCAGGTAAATACATTTCGGCAGCCAGCCTCGATACCATGCAGGGCAAGAAAACACATATATCACAAAATAAAGATCAGCACTTACGTTATCAACAGGAGAATAAGATTTCATGTAATAGTAGTATTCTTCTTTCCTTGGATCACCCCACTCCTGAATCAATAAGATGTGTTGGTGAGAGCAGAAACAAAACTGCAGGTGCGCAATGCAATGAAAGTTGATACCTAGAATAAATACATAACAAGACTAAAGCACGTGCATGGCCAATGGGCATGCACCGATTACACACAGGGCAAATTATTTGCttcctatttattttttattttttatcacAAGGATATATATGTCTCAGACATGCCCATCAAGCAATATTGGCCTAAGCCTGGTTTGGATCAAAGGCCAAGCTAACCTATGTCTAACTGAAGCAAGTGCACAAAGTGACAATATGACAGTGAATCATGCAAACAAAATTAATGGCAACGTAGGGGATCAATACCTCCCATTCAGCTGTAGTCAACGGGATAGTTGGGTCAAGCATAGTTGTGAGAACATCGACAAAAGGCACCCCAGCAACAGCTGCCTTGAATAAGTCGGGCCTCATATTTAGGACATCACCCATCAACAGGCCACCTGCACTTCTTCCGTTGATGCAAAGCTTTTCTTTCGTACAGTACTTGTTTTCTATCAAGTGCTCAGCACAGGCAATGAAATCAGTGAAAGTGTTTTTCTTCTTCAACAGCTTTCCATCTTCATACCAATTCCGGCCCATTTCACCACCTCCACGGATATGAGCTATCACGTATACAAAACCCCTGTCCACCAGAGAGAATCTTGATCCCCTGAAAGTCGGGTCGATGCATATCTGTTGCCACAAGGAATGTGTAAGCAGTGAGCATGGTTAGCAGCAGCACAACACACTAATTGCTAAAAGCTGAAATGTGTTGATAGCCTCAGTTATATGACAATTTTTACATGAGTTAAAAGGAAACATGTTTTTACAGTTGCTCAGCAGACTTTACCAAACATACAATAACCGAAACCAGTACTATCAGAGAGGCAAAAAAAATCCCTGTTTAGGCTCTCTTTACAAGGGTGTGCCACCCTAAGCAAATTTGCATTTCAATTTTCTTGCATGTGCCCCCTTAATTTTCAAGACAAACCAAATATGTTTGCATGATCTATATGATACTCTACAAGATTGTAGAAACTTGCTATTTAAAGGAGTTAATAACATCATAGAGTCCATACCTCATACGAGCCATATCCATATAGCAGCATGGGGTCTGAGCCATCAAGCTTCACCATATCTTTTCTGTAAAGAACGGACATGGGGATCTGAGTTCCATCAGAAGCAGCAGCCCATTTTCTCTCTGTTACATAGTTTGACACATCAAATCCACCTAAAACCTGAGAAAATCAAATATGGGTTCATAAGAGTTCTTTCTATTGAAATTGGTGAATAAATTAACACATTTGTTAGAATCAAGCAGACACCAAAATGTAGATGTAGATGGACCTAGAGCATTTACTGCACAAGAGGACAATGCTTGCATCGTGAACTAACAAAATCAAATCACTGAATATTTGGTGTCTCACGATTATTTCACCTTCCTTCTAAAAATACATGTCATTGTTATTTATGTACAGTAAAAATGACACATGTGGAATCAGACAGAGTATTAGGCTTGTAGTATAAAACAAAGCAAGTGCAAAGTTCTTCTGTTCTAATACTGAAACATACTGTCAGAATAATCAAGCAAATTAAGGACAGTATAAGAATCAAACAAGAAGTAATCAAATGATTTCCAACTGGAAATTCTGATATTCATTGTGCTTGGTTGCCACGTAAGAAGGGGGATCCTAAACCAGGCGCACGGTTTGTTCCCATAGCACTGGTAGTGTTAAACATAGATACATCAAAGCTAAATGGTGCAGGTGATAACTTACAGTGTCGATTTTCTTCAATACCGACACCCCCGTATCCATGTCATAGTCAAAGATAGAGGGTGGCGTCCTCATTGAGCTATAATAAAAgcgaacaacatttgaatggaactGTGATGGCTCAGGTTCCACTGCATATGCTGGATCAATAAAATCAATTGCCCGTCCTCCCTGAAGTTGCCCAACTGCCTCTCCAGTGGCTGGTAGGCGATAGACAGTTGCTTTTGGTAGACCATTCTCACGCTCATATACAGCAATGTGATTCTCAAAGAGTTGGACATCCTGAATTTTCACACTGCAAGGAGTTTCAGGTTTTTAAACAATAGTGCTACTTCATGTTGTCAATCAGAGTTGTACATCTATTGATAAGAAGAGCAAGTCACAGTCAATTAAATTTGCAACGAACAACTTTAACTGGTAGGTGTGTGCAGTTGTCAAATTGATGTGGATAATACATGACTATCCTAGTATAATCTAACACCATCCTTTACCGCAGATATTTTGAGTATATTAGAGATAACCCTGGAGTGTCCTTTTCATGGCATCAAGCTTCTGACCTGCTTTGTAACTGTAATAAACAAAACCTAGGAAGCAGATGTAGGTAAATCTAGAACTTAGTATTGCCATCATACCAATGATCCATATGCCCAAGATTACTACAACATGTAAAGAGTTAACAGGCTTGTGCCCACATGTTTGAAGATACCAGTAAGAACAGGTTCATTACTATCCAATCATGGTGTCAATTATGTACAAGCAAGATCTGAAAAATAAAGTACAATCTTCTCCAGATCTGTAAACCAGAACTAAGTCTACAGCGAAGTTTCATGCTCGAGCCTGGAGCTACAGAATGTTTACGTGAAGGTTTCTAGAAATAAGATTGATGAGTTATGGAAACAATGTCTTATTTTGGAATAATGTCCAAGCTCAGAAATATCATGCTTTTTCTATTACCGTTTCTATATCCTCCAAGTAGGTATATCACAAATAAATACAATAATACAAAAATATTATATTGAGGATGGTGTTTCAATAAACAATTGTGTAGTTGTCTACCAGCATACAATCCATCAACGACAAGACTGACCTTCCAGACATAAATTAAGTTTATTACCTTTCTCTATGCGGTAGCAAGACAGTAGTCTCAGCTACATTATTCAACGGGCAAGCAACCAATTCGGAGTTGTAGAATTCTTCGCTTCTCCTTGTAATATAGAAATGGTTTCCACGGTGACTTGCTGTTGTATCAATGCCATCTACACGAGGTGTCAAAACTGCGAGCTCCTTGCTCTGACTGGGTATGTCTAGGTAAAATATAAAACTTGTATTTTTGCTTCCAGATCCAACAAATAAATACTTTTTGCTTTCAGAAGCATGAAGACCAAGTGAAAATGTGTCATCCTTTTCATGATACAGGCATGTATCATCCGATTGATCAGTTCCTAACTTGTGTAACCATACCTGCAAAAGCCCATAAATGATAAAGACTCGATAAACTATTACAAACACTGGAAACTTGGTACTGTAATATCAT
The sequence above is drawn from the Triticum aestivum cultivar Chinese Spring chromosome 7A, IWGSC CS RefSeq v2.1, whole genome shotgun sequence genome and encodes:
- the LOC123149893 gene encoding protease 2, translated to MAAPTPAAPVARKVPRKLAEHGDVRVDDYYWLRDDARADPAVLAHLRAENDYTAALMSDTKQLEDEIFAEIRGRIKEDDIDAPLRKGQYYYYKRTLTGKEYAQRCRRLVPTDGPVTVHDEMPTGPDAPAEHIILDENLKAEGHDYYSIGAFKVSPSGKLVAYAEDTKGDEIYTVFVIDAESGQYVGQPLKAITSDIEWAGDDNLVYITMDNILRPDKVWLHKLGTDQSDDTCLYHEKDDTFSLGLHASESKKYLFVGSGSKNTSFIFYLDIPSQSKELAVLTPRVDGIDTTASHRGNHFYITRRSEEFYNSELVACPLNNVAETTVLLPHRESVKIQDVQLFENHIAVYERENGLPKATVYRLPATGEAVGQLQGGRAIDFIDPAYAVEPEPSQFHSNVVRFYYSSMRTPPSIFDYDMDTGVSVLKKIDTVLGGFDVSNYVTERKWAAASDGTQIPMSVLYRKDMVKLDGSDPMLLYGYGSYEICIDPTFRGSRFSLVDRGFVYVIAHIRGGGEMGRNWYEDGKLLKKKNTFTDFIACAEHLIENKYCTKEKLCINGRSAGGLLMGDVLNMRPDLFKAAVAGVPFVDVLTTMLDPTIPLTTAEWEEWGDPRKEEYYYYMKSYSPVDNVKAQDYPHILVTAGLNDPRVMYSEPAKFVAKLRELKTDDNLLLFKCELGAGHFSKSGRFEKLREDAFTYAFILKALGMMTPTTASSL